A region from the Lolium perenne isolate Kyuss_39 chromosome 4, Kyuss_2.0, whole genome shotgun sequence genome encodes:
- the LOC139830295 gene encoding glutathione S-transferase T3-like: protein MNIEEEPLFADELTQAAARVRRVSKRTRNYTVQEDKVLIDGWLTIGQDALTCLEQKGTAFWRRIYEYFHEHRKYGLEPFESDRSELSLQKRWGAIQTECNKFQAAYDHVKRMPVSGMGMKDFV from the coding sequence ATGAACATCGAGGAGGAGCCGTTGTTCGCTGACGAGCTGACACAAGCCGCAGCTCGAGTTCGCCGGGTTAGCAAAAGAACCAGAAACTACACGGTGCAGGAGGACAAGGTGCTCATCGATGGATGGTTGACCATTGGGCAAGATGCATTGACATGTCTCGAGCAGAAGGGGACCGCATTCTGGCGCCGGATCTATGAATACTTCCATGAACATCGAAAATACGGACTGGAGCCATTTGAGAGCGACCGCAGCGAGCTATCcctccaaaagaggtggggagCAATTCAAACTGAATGCAACAAGTTCCAGGCGGCGTATGATCACGTGAAGCGGATGCCTGTTAGCGGCATGGGCATGAAGGACTTTGTATGA